The following coding sequences lie in one Candidatus Eremiobacterota bacterium genomic window:
- the rfaD gene encoding ADP-glyceromanno-heptose 6-epimerase encodes MKRTTVVTGGAGLIGSALVWQLNREGVDDVVVVDRLGTSEKWRHLVPLRFADYLDAEEFFPRIEREPDAFGEIATVFHLGACSSTTERDASYLIANNVRRSQEIARWAFARGARFVYASSAATYGALESEMREDLDPHALRPLNMYGYSKHLFDHWMRREELLERAVGLKYFNVYGPNEDHKGEMRSVVAKAYEQIRARGTIELFKSYRNGIAHGEQTRDFLYVKDAVAITTFLSRTPQAGGIYNVGSGADRTWNALAIAVFNALGLPARIEYIEMPHVLRGKYQYRTVADVRKLQQAGWTRPMTALEDGVADYVRNYLVSGTVLGNESGSASSPAPTFSATR; translated from the coding sequence GTGAAACGGACGACGGTCGTCACCGGCGGCGCCGGTTTGATCGGCAGCGCGCTCGTTTGGCAGCTGAACCGCGAAGGCGTCGACGACGTCGTGGTCGTCGACCGGCTCGGAACGAGCGAGAAGTGGCGGCACCTCGTTCCGCTGCGCTTCGCCGACTACCTCGACGCCGAAGAGTTCTTCCCGCGGATCGAGCGCGAGCCGGACGCGTTCGGCGAGATCGCAACGGTCTTTCATCTGGGCGCGTGCTCGTCGACCACCGAGCGCGACGCGTCGTACCTGATCGCGAACAACGTGCGGCGCTCGCAGGAGATCGCGCGCTGGGCGTTCGCGCGCGGCGCGCGCTTCGTCTACGCTTCGTCGGCGGCGACTTACGGCGCGCTCGAAAGCGAGATGCGCGAGGACCTCGACCCGCACGCGCTGCGCCCGCTGAACATGTACGGCTACTCGAAGCACTTGTTCGACCACTGGATGCGGCGCGAGGAGCTGCTCGAGCGCGCGGTCGGGCTCAAGTACTTCAACGTCTACGGCCCGAACGAAGATCACAAAGGTGAGATGCGCAGCGTCGTCGCGAAGGCGTACGAGCAGATCCGCGCGCGCGGGACGATCGAGCTCTTCAAAAGCTATCGTAACGGAATCGCGCACGGCGAACAGACGCGCGACTTCCTCTACGTGAAGGACGCGGTGGCGATCACCACGTTTCTCTCGCGCACGCCGCAGGCCGGCGGCATCTACAACGTCGGCTCCGGAGCCGACCGGACCTGGAACGCTCTCGCGATCGCCGTCTTCAACGCGCTCGGGCTCCCGGCGCGGATCGAATATATCGAGATGCCGCACGTGCTGCGCGGCAAGTACCAGTACCGCACCGTCGCGGACGTGCGCAAGCTCCAGCAGGCCGGCTGGACCAGGCCCATGACCGCGCTCGAAGACGGCGTCGCCGACTACGTGCGGAACTACCTGGTGAGCGGGACGGTGCTCGGCAACGAGTCCGGCTCGGCGTCGAGCCCGGCCCCGACGTTCTCCGCGACCAGGTAG
- a CDS encoding thymidine phosphorylase — protein MNDDGWLRRALSAKREGSALDARTWSRIVDGYVHGAIDDAPVAALAMACAIRGMTDEEIFALTDAMVRSGDVLRYGGGRTVVDKHSSGGVGDTVSLIAVPLVAACGVPVAKLSGRALGHTGGTLDKLEAIPGVRTDLAPEAFVAQVETIGCAIAAQSERLVPADKQLYALRDRTGTVPARGLIASSIVSKKIAGGAGAIVFDVKAGRGAFMRTAGEALELAETLVRLAARFGRRASALVSDMEEPLGAAVGSGIEAVEARDFLRDDERDPRLAEAVFAVAHEMLRVGGLTEHEVESRALDRLQSGAAYERLAQLVEAQGGTRAALDRIAAHPHRSTATAPHDGFVVGIDAVAVGELARELVAADGPFAGIRIVARAGTPVRGGDVLAECAGPSADPRRVASAFTLGPSPPPPRALIAGLVRDSALGAFAT, from the coding sequence TTGAACGACGACGGTTGGCTGCGGCGCGCTCTCTCCGCGAAGCGCGAGGGCTCAGCGCTCGACGCGCGGACGTGGAGCCGCATCGTCGACGGCTACGTCCACGGTGCTATCGACGACGCGCCGGTCGCCGCGCTCGCGATGGCCTGCGCGATCCGCGGGATGACCGACGAAGAGATCTTCGCGCTGACCGACGCGATGGTGCGCTCGGGCGACGTGCTGCGCTACGGCGGCGGGCGCACCGTCGTCGACAAGCACTCTTCCGGCGGCGTCGGCGATACGGTCTCGCTGATCGCGGTCCCGCTCGTCGCCGCGTGCGGCGTCCCGGTCGCGAAGCTCTCCGGCCGCGCGCTCGGCCACACCGGCGGAACGCTCGACAAGCTCGAGGCGATCCCCGGCGTGCGCACCGATCTCGCGCCCGAAGCCTTCGTCGCGCAGGTCGAGACGATCGGCTGCGCGATCGCCGCGCAGTCGGAACGGCTCGTCCCGGCCGACAAGCAGCTCTACGCCTTGCGCGACCGCACCGGCACCGTCCCCGCGCGCGGCCTCATCGCGTCGTCGATCGTCTCGAAGAAGATCGCGGGCGGCGCCGGCGCGATCGTCTTCGACGTGAAGGCCGGCCGCGGCGCGTTCATGCGCACCGCCGGCGAAGCGCTCGAGCTCGCCGAGACGCTGGTCCGGCTCGCGGCGCGCTTCGGGCGGCGCGCGAGCGCGCTGGTCAGCGACATGGAGGAGCCGCTCGGCGCGGCGGTCGGGAGCGGGATCGAAGCGGTCGAGGCGCGCGACTTCCTGCGCGACGACGAGCGGGATCCGCGGCTCGCCGAAGCCGTGTTCGCGGTCGCGCACGAGATGCTGCGCGTCGGCGGCCTGACGGAGCACGAGGTCGAGTCGCGCGCGCTCGACCGGCTGCAGTCCGGCGCCGCGTACGAGCGGTTGGCGCAGCTCGTCGAAGCGCAGGGCGGCACGCGCGCGGCGCTCGACCGCATCGCCGCGCACCCGCACCGCAGCACCGCGACCGCGCCGCACGACGGGTTCGTCGTCGGGATCGACGCCGTCGCGGTCGGCGAGCTCGCGCGCGAACTCGTTGCGGCCGACGGCCCGTTCGCCGGCATCCGCATCGTCGCGCGCGCCGGCACGCCGGTGCGCGGCGGCGACGTCTTGGCCGAGTGCGCCGGCCCCTCGGCCGACCCGCGCCGGGTCGCGAGCGCGTTCACGCTCGGCCCGAGCCCCCCGCCGCCGCGCGCGCTGATCGCGGGCCTGGTGAGGGATTCCGCCCTCGGCGCGTTCGCAACGTGA
- a CDS encoding Hsp20/alpha crystallin family protein — translation MADLMVRPNGGGRGLVSDLFGFDPLRAVFGNQGAYGFAGEVQKTEDGWNVELPVPGYKPDQIDVTVEDRVLTVTGKTERRSFQRSIMLPEDVDTEAIDAKVEHGMLTLGLHLHPKAQPRKIEVKVVN, via the coding sequence ATGGCAGATCTGATGGTTCGCCCGAACGGCGGCGGCCGCGGGCTGGTGAGCGATCTCTTCGGGTTCGATCCGCTTCGCGCGGTGTTCGGCAACCAGGGCGCGTACGGGTTCGCGGGTGAGGTTCAGAAGACCGAGGACGGCTGGAACGTCGAGCTCCCGGTTCCCGGCTACAAGCCCGACCAGATCGACGTGACCGTCGAGGACCGCGTCCTCACCGTCACCGGCAAGACCGAGCGGCGCTCGTTCCAGCGCTCGATCATGCTCCCGGAAGACGTCGACACCGAGGCGATCGACGCCAAGGTCGAGCACGGGATGCTGACCCTGGGCCTGCACCTGCACCCCAAGGCCCAGCCCCGCAAGATCGAAGTCAAAGTCGTCAACTAG
- the mfd gene encoding transcription-repair coupling factor: MAALAPSLVRALPASSRPLAELIERLRTPLDGRGHAFALHETTGSARPYLLAALHGALKGQIVVVVPTTDVAERTFTDLTYYLGERETTSVALLRAREETLGAIESPSERSARMTLLADLCARKPQVIVAPVGALRQYVIPRRVFEDATFTLRANESAGWDETLRRLYRLGYLRVDVVSAAGEYAVRGGILDVFPATADLPVRVEFFGDDVESVRAFELQSQRSSGELNAVTITPWVEVLREDALRENVLARANGEPNVISALRAYLAGGADVPEPWLSLAYDERATVLDYLHDAALVVLEEPGMLETVEQGLDEERARGAQALMAGVDSGELDVRDDEVGEALLADVVAPYPRLRDYEARLRARRVLILSGGIDAGDLHWLPPAAESFVLETRPAEHFNRRLELFTQAVRAWVAAGDTVWLVASGASRLAEVLRAANVSVERSAPFVHLRAGTDGVALGASAPARHGTVYVDQGSIEDGFSVPMLHLHVLGDREIYGQPAKRVKLRAVKEGVPVTLADLKVGDYVVHAVHGIAQYLGLRKETILGATSDYLDLKYAGTDGMLVPVHQMHQVTKYSASEGHAPRLSKMGGGDWARTKSRVSEKLAEIAEGLVALYAERETSRGHAFAPDTPWQAELEESFPYEPTPDQAKAIDDAKSDMELPKPMDRLVCGDVGYGKTEVAVRAIFKAVADQKQVAVLCPTTLLAAQHHRTFSARFASFPVRIEELSRFKSKKEAQAILNDLAQGKVDVVVGTHRILQKDVVFRDLGLIVVDEEQRFGVMHKERLKQLKATVDVLTLSATPIPRTLQMSLMGVRDLSLIQTPPKNRMSIKTVVVPASDAVVQRAIVNELDRGGQVYYVHNRIESIYGVARALEQLVPKARIAVGHGQMREHELEPVMSRFIDGEIDVFVSTTIIENGIDIPNVNTIVVNDADKFGLAQLYQLRGRVGRSNHQAYAFLLYQAHKALSEEAKARLEAIREFTHLGSGLQIAMRDLEIRGAGNLLGAAQSGFIGAVGFDTYVQLLAEAISERKGPSAGAGPAADTREAVIDVKLDAYVPDDYIPQVSQKIAIYQQLAAARTLAAVEEAVASVRDRFGPPPPQFDALVEITRLRVLALRVGVTRVVINEQRLTLGVGSGFQLDPASIPKLQSISKNRFRFGEGRITIDLPARSPADQLPTLHALLEAL; this comes from the coding sequence GTGGCCGCCCTCGCCCCGAGCCTCGTTCGCGCGCTCCCCGCCTCGTCTCGCCCGCTCGCCGAGCTGATCGAGCGCCTGCGCACGCCGCTCGACGGGCGCGGGCACGCCTTCGCGCTGCACGAGACGACCGGCTCGGCGCGTCCGTACCTGCTCGCCGCGCTGCACGGCGCGCTCAAGGGCCAGATCGTCGTCGTCGTGCCGACGACCGACGTCGCCGAGCGCACCTTCACCGACCTGACCTACTATCTCGGCGAGCGCGAGACCACCAGCGTCGCGCTGCTGCGGGCGCGCGAGGAGACGCTCGGCGCGATCGAGTCGCCCTCGGAGCGCAGCGCGCGCATGACGCTGCTCGCCGATCTGTGCGCGCGCAAGCCGCAAGTGATCGTCGCGCCGGTCGGCGCGCTGCGCCAGTACGTCATCCCGCGCCGCGTTTTCGAAGACGCCACGTTCACCTTGCGCGCGAACGAGAGCGCCGGCTGGGACGAGACGCTGCGCCGGCTCTATCGACTCGGCTACCTGCGCGTCGACGTCGTGAGCGCCGCCGGCGAGTACGCGGTGCGCGGCGGGATTCTCGACGTCTTTCCGGCGACGGCCGATCTTCCGGTGCGCGTCGAGTTCTTCGGTGACGACGTCGAGTCGGTGCGCGCGTTCGAGCTGCAGTCGCAGCGCTCGAGCGGCGAGCTGAACGCGGTCACGATCACGCCGTGGGTCGAGGTCCTGCGCGAGGACGCGCTGCGTGAGAACGTGCTGGCGCGCGCGAACGGCGAGCCGAACGTGATCTCCGCGCTGCGCGCGTATCTCGCCGGCGGCGCCGACGTTCCCGAGCCGTGGCTCAGCCTCGCGTACGACGAGCGCGCGACGGTGCTCGACTACCTGCACGACGCCGCGCTGGTCGTGCTCGAAGAGCCGGGGATGCTCGAGACCGTCGAGCAGGGGCTCGACGAAGAGCGCGCGCGCGGCGCGCAAGCGCTGATGGCCGGCGTCGACTCCGGCGAGCTCGACGTGCGCGACGACGAGGTCGGCGAAGCGCTGCTGGCCGACGTCGTCGCGCCGTACCCGCGCTTGCGCGACTACGAAGCGCGCTTGCGCGCGCGCCGGGTGCTGATCCTCAGCGGCGGGATCGACGCCGGCGATCTGCACTGGCTGCCGCCGGCGGCAGAGTCCTTCGTGCTCGAGACGCGGCCTGCCGAGCACTTCAACCGCCGCCTCGAGCTGTTCACCCAAGCCGTGCGCGCGTGGGTCGCCGCCGGCGACACCGTGTGGCTGGTCGCCAGCGGCGCATCGCGCCTGGCCGAGGTGTTGCGCGCGGCGAACGTCAGCGTCGAGCGCAGCGCGCCGTTCGTGCACCTGCGCGCCGGCACCGACGGCGTCGCGCTCGGCGCGTCCGCACCGGCGCGGCACGGCACGGTGTACGTCGACCAAGGCTCGATCGAGGACGGGTTCAGCGTGCCGATGCTGCACCTGCACGTGCTCGGCGACCGCGAGATCTACGGCCAGCCGGCGAAGCGCGTCAAGCTGCGCGCCGTGAAGGAAGGCGTCCCGGTCACGCTCGCGGACCTCAAGGTCGGCGACTACGTCGTGCACGCCGTGCACGGGATCGCGCAGTATCTGGGCTTGCGCAAGGAGACGATCCTCGGCGCGACCAGCGACTATCTCGATCTGAAGTACGCGGGGACGGACGGGATGCTGGTCCCGGTGCACCAGATGCACCAAGTCACCAAGTACAGCGCGAGCGAAGGCCACGCGCCGCGCCTTTCGAAAATGGGCGGCGGCGACTGGGCGCGCACGAAGTCGCGCGTCTCGGAGAAGCTGGCCGAGATCGCCGAAGGGCTCGTCGCGCTGTACGCGGAGCGCGAGACCTCGCGCGGCCACGCGTTCGCGCCGGACACGCCGTGGCAGGCCGAGCTGGAAGAGTCGTTCCCGTACGAGCCGACGCCGGATCAAGCCAAGGCGATCGACGACGCGAAGTCCGACATGGAGCTGCCGAAGCCGATGGACCGGCTCGTCTGCGGCGACGTCGGCTATGGAAAAACGGAAGTCGCGGTGCGCGCGATCTTCAAGGCGGTCGCCGACCAGAAGCAGGTCGCGGTGCTGTGCCCCACCACGCTGCTCGCCGCGCAGCACCACCGCACCTTCTCCGCCCGCTTCGCGTCCTTCCCGGTGCGGATCGAAGAGCTCTCGCGCTTCAAGAGCAAGAAAGAAGCGCAGGCGATCCTGAACGACCTCGCGCAGGGGAAGGTCGACGTCGTCGTCGGCACGCACCGCATCTTGCAGAAAGACGTCGTCTTCCGCGACCTCGGCTTGATCGTGGTCGACGAGGAGCAGCGCTTCGGCGTGATGCACAAGGAGCGCCTCAAGCAGCTCAAGGCGACCGTCGACGTGCTGACGCTCTCGGCGACGCCGATCCCGCGCACGCTGCAGATGTCGCTGATGGGCGTGCGCGATCTGTCGCTGATTCAGACCCCGCCGAAAAACCGCATGTCGATCAAGACGGTCGTCGTGCCGGCCTCGGACGCGGTCGTGCAGCGGGCGATCGTGAACGAGCTCGACCGCGGCGGCCAGGTCTACTACGTGCACAACCGGATCGAGTCGATCTACGGCGTCGCGCGCGCGCTGGAGCAGCTGGTGCCGAAGGCGCGCATCGCGGTCGGCCACGGCCAGATGCGGGAGCACGAGCTGGAGCCGGTGATGAGCCGGTTCATCGACGGCGAGATCGACGTCTTCGTCTCGACGACGATCATCGAGAACGGGATCGACATCCCGAACGTCAACACGATCGTCGTGAACGACGCCGACAAGTTCGGGTTAGCGCAACTGTACCAGCTTCGGGGACGCGTCGGACGGTCCAATCATCAGGCCTACGCGTTTCTGCTCTATCAGGCGCACAAGGCGCTGAGCGAAGAAGCGAAGGCGCGGCTGGAGGCGATCCGCGAGTTCACCCACCTGGGCAGCGGCCTGCAGATCGCGATGCGGGACTTGGAGATTCGCGGCGCCGGCAACCTGCTCGGTGCGGCGCAGTCCGGTTTCATCGGCGCGGTCGGCTTCGACACGTACGTCCAGCTGCTGGCCGAGGCGATCTCCGAGCGCAAGGGCCCTTCGGCGGGCGCAGGACCGGCTGCGGACACGCGCGAGGCAGTGATCGACGTGAAGCTCGACGCGTACGTGCCGGACGACTACATCCCGCAGGTCTCGCAGAAAATTGCGATCTACCAGCAGCTCGCCGCCGCGCGGACGCTGGCGGCGGTCGAGGAAGCCGTCGCCTCGGTGCGCGACCGCTTCGGCCCGCCGCCGCCGCAGTTCGACGCGCTGGTCGAGATCACGCGGTTGCGCGTGCTCGCGCTGCGGGTCGGGGTGACGCGCGTGGTGATCAACGAGCAGCGGCTCACGCTCGGGGTCGGAAGCGGCTTTCAGCTCGACCCCGCCTCGATCCCCAAGCTGCAGTCGATCAGCAAGAACCGCTTCCGTTTCGGCGAGGGCCGGATCACCATCGATCTGCCGGCCCGCAGCCCCGCGGATCAGCTCCCGACGCTGCACGCGCTGCTCGAAGCGCTATAA